In a genomic window of Streptomyces koelreuteriae:
- a CDS encoding enoyl-CoA hydratase family protein — MGVSTSCVEKGIAVVTVDFPPVNALPVAGWFALAEAVRAAGRDPEVRCVVLTAEGRGFNAGVDIKELQADDARHGALIGANSGCAEAFAAVYECEVPVVAAVRGFCLGGGIGLVGNADAIVASEDAVFGLPELDRGALGAATHLARLVPQHLMRALYYTSRTASAAELHAHGSVWRVVPREELTSAALELAREIAAKDGRLLRLAKAAINGIDPVDVRRSYRFEQGFTFEANLSGVADRVRSGFGKEKEGA, encoded by the coding sequence ATGGGTGTCTCCACCTCGTGCGTGGAAAAGGGCATCGCCGTTGTCACGGTCGACTTCCCGCCGGTGAACGCGCTGCCGGTGGCCGGCTGGTTCGCGCTGGCCGAGGCGGTGCGGGCGGCCGGACGCGACCCGGAGGTGCGGTGCGTGGTGCTGACGGCCGAGGGGCGGGGGTTCAACGCGGGTGTGGACATCAAGGAGTTGCAGGCGGACGACGCGCGGCACGGGGCGCTGATCGGCGCGAACAGCGGCTGCGCCGAGGCCTTCGCGGCGGTGTACGAGTGCGAGGTGCCGGTCGTGGCGGCCGTGCGGGGCTTCTGTCTGGGCGGCGGCATCGGCCTCGTGGGGAACGCGGACGCGATCGTGGCGAGCGAGGACGCGGTGTTCGGGCTGCCCGAGCTGGACCGGGGCGCCCTGGGCGCGGCCACCCATCTGGCCCGGCTGGTCCCGCAGCACCTGATGCGCGCCCTGTACTACACGTCGCGCACGGCGAGCGCGGCCGAGCTGCACGCGCACGGCTCGGTGTGGCGGGTCGTACCGCGCGAGGAACTGACGTCCGCCGCTCTGGAGTTGGCGCGCGAGATCGCCGCGAAGGACGGAAGGCTGCTGCGCCTGGCCAAGGCCGCCATCAACGGCATCGACCCCGTCGACGTGCGCCGCAGCTACCGCTTCGAGCAGGGCTTCACCTTCGAGGCGAACCTCAGCGGGGTCGCCGACCGGGTGCGGTCCGGCTTCGGGAAGGAGAAGGAGGGTGCGTAG
- a CDS encoding NAD(P)H-dependent flavin oxidoreductase has translation MRETALTRLTGVRHPVVQTGMGWVAGPRLVSATANAGALGILASATMTLDQLRAAVREVRARTEAPFGVNLRADAADAGDRVRILVEEGVRVASFALAPSRELIGELKEAGVVVMPTVGARRHAEKVAAWGADAVLVQGAEGGGHTGEVATTVLLPQVVDAVDIPVVAAGGFFDGRGLVAALAYGAAGVAMGTRFLLTSDSTVPDAVKARYLAATVRDVTVTRAVDGLPHRMLRTELVDALERSGRVRGAVQAVRRAAGYRRLSGTSWLRLLQDGRALKHGKDLTWSQVLLAANTPMLLKASMVDGRTDLGVMASGQVAGVIDDLPSCAELVERIMKEADDICRGLTAPR, from the coding sequence GTGAGGGAGACGGCGCTGACCCGGCTGACCGGTGTCCGTCATCCGGTCGTGCAGACCGGGATGGGCTGGGTGGCGGGCCCGCGTCTGGTGAGCGCCACGGCGAACGCGGGCGCCCTCGGCATCCTGGCCTCCGCGACGATGACGCTCGACCAGTTGCGCGCGGCCGTACGGGAGGTCCGGGCCCGGACCGAGGCGCCGTTCGGGGTGAATCTGCGCGCCGACGCGGCGGACGCGGGCGACCGGGTGCGGATCCTGGTCGAGGAGGGTGTCCGGGTCGCCTCCTTCGCCCTGGCCCCGTCCCGGGAGCTGATCGGCGAGCTCAAGGAGGCCGGTGTGGTGGTCATGCCGACCGTGGGGGCGCGGCGGCATGCCGAGAAGGTGGCGGCGTGGGGCGCGGACGCGGTGCTGGTGCAGGGCGCGGAGGGCGGCGGGCACACCGGTGAGGTGGCGACGACGGTGCTGCTGCCGCAGGTGGTCGACGCCGTGGACATACCGGTCGTGGCGGCGGGCGGGTTCTTCGACGGACGGGGGCTGGTCGCGGCCCTCGCCTACGGGGCGGCGGGCGTGGCGATGGGCACGCGGTTCCTGCTCACCTCGGACTCGACCGTGCCGGACGCGGTGAAGGCGCGGTATCTGGCGGCGACCGTACGGGATGTGACGGTCACCCGGGCCGTGGACGGGCTGCCGCACCGCATGCTGCGGACGGAACTGGTCGACGCGCTGGAACGCTCCGGCCGGGTGCGGGGTGCCGTCCAGGCGGTGCGCAGGGCGGCGGGCTACCGGAGGCTGTCCGGCACGAGCTGGCTCCGGCTGCTCCAGGACGGCCGCGCGCTCAAGCACGGCAAGGACCTGACCTGGAGCCAGGTCCTGCTGGCCGCCAACACCCCGATGCTGCTCAAGGCGTCCATGGTGGACGGCCGTACGGATCTGGGGGTGATGGCGTCCGGGCAGGTCGCCGGGGTGATCGACGACCTGCCGTCCTGCGCGGAGCTGGTGGAGCGGATCATGAAGGAGGCCGACGACATCTGCCGAGGGCTCACCGCCCCACGATGA
- a CDS encoding CoA-transferase subunit beta has translation MKDVTRAEYCVIACAEAWRGDGEVLASPMGLIPSVGARLARLTFAPDLLLTDGEATLVRPDGTAEGWLPYRQHLAWVTGGRRHVMMGASQIDRFGNQNISCIGDWERPKRQLLGVRGAPVNTLNNPTSYWVPRHSRRVFVERVDMVCGVGYDHAAGARYHRIPRVVSDLGVFDFATPDRSMRLASLHPGVTVEQVKEATGFELTVPDEVPATREPTAEELRLIREVVDPAGARAREVAS, from the coding sequence ATGAAGGACGTCACCCGCGCCGAATACTGCGTGATCGCCTGCGCCGAGGCCTGGCGGGGCGACGGCGAGGTGCTCGCCAGTCCCATGGGGCTGATCCCCTCCGTCGGCGCCCGGCTGGCCCGGCTCACCTTCGCGCCGGACCTGCTGCTGACCGACGGCGAGGCGACGCTCGTCCGCCCGGACGGGACGGCGGAGGGCTGGCTGCCGTACCGGCAGCATCTGGCCTGGGTCACCGGCGGGCGGCGGCACGTGATGATGGGCGCGAGCCAGATCGACCGGTTCGGCAACCAGAACATCTCCTGCATCGGCGACTGGGAGCGGCCGAAGCGGCAGCTGCTCGGGGTGCGCGGCGCGCCGGTCAACACGCTCAACAACCCGACGAGTTACTGGGTCCCGAGGCACTCCCGGCGGGTCTTCGTCGAGCGGGTCGACATGGTCTGCGGCGTCGGGTACGACCATGCGGCCGGGGCGCGGTACCACCGCATCCCACGGGTCGTCTCCGACCTGGGCGTCTTCGACTTCGCCACCCCCGACCGCTCGATGCGGCTGGCGTCGCTGCACCCGGGTGTCACGGTGGAGCAGGTCAAGGAGGCGACGGGCTTCGAGCTGACCGTCCCGGACGAGGTGCCGGCGACCCGTGAACCGACCGCCGAGGAGCTGCGGCTGATCCGTGAGGTCGTCGACCCGGCCGGGGCCCGTGCCCGGGAGGTCGCCTCGTGA
- a CDS encoding SDR family oxidoreductase, producing MDLDGKVAVVTGGTRGVGAGIARAFVRAGAKVVVCARRAPEVPQPGTEFVPLDVRDPEAVRRVLADLPRMDVLVNNAGGAPHRLLTAADAERHARVVELNLLAPLTVSLAAYDHLRRTKGSIVMIGSVSGGRPSPGTAAYGAAKAGLESLARSMAVEWAPGIRVNTLVVGMVRTELSHLHYGDRDGVSAVSRTVPLGRLAEPSDVGAAAVFLASDAAAYISGASLLVHGGGERPAFLDAATANKEL from the coding sequence ATGGACCTGGACGGGAAGGTCGCCGTCGTCACCGGTGGCACCCGGGGCGTCGGTGCCGGCATCGCGCGCGCCTTCGTACGGGCGGGCGCGAAGGTCGTGGTCTGCGCCCGCCGGGCCCCGGAAGTGCCCCAGCCCGGGACCGAGTTCGTGCCGCTGGACGTCCGCGACCCCGAGGCGGTCCGCCGCGTCCTCGCCGACCTGCCCCGGATGGACGTCCTGGTCAACAACGCGGGCGGCGCACCGCACCGGCTGCTCACCGCGGCCGACGCCGAGCGGCACGCGCGCGTGGTGGAGCTCAACCTGCTGGCTCCCCTGACCGTGTCCCTCGCCGCGTACGACCATCTGCGGCGCACCAAGGGGTCGATCGTCATGATCGGCAGTGTCAGCGGCGGCCGTCCCTCGCCCGGCACCGCCGCCTACGGCGCCGCCAAGGCGGGCCTGGAGAGCCTCGCCCGCTCGATGGCCGTGGAGTGGGCGCCCGGCATCAGGGTCAACACCCTCGTCGTGGGCATGGTCCGCACCGAGCTGTCCCACCTCCACTACGGCGACCGGGACGGCGTCTCGGCCGTCTCCCGCACCGTCCCCCTCGGCCGTCTCGCCGAGCCGTCCGACGTCGGCGCGGCGGCGGTGTTCCTCGCCTCCGACGCGGCCGCCTACATCAGCGGGGCGAGCCTGCTCGTCCACGGGGGCGGGGAGCGCCCCGCCTTCCTGGACGCCGCGACCGCGAACAAGGAGCTGTGA
- a CDS encoding SDR family oxidoreductase, whose translation MSALCDGRVVVVTGAGRGLGRAHALAFAAEGARLVVNDLGVGLDGTPGTDGTPGPDSPAALVAEEIRAAGGEAVPHGGDIATTEGAASLIRTALQTYGRLDTLVNNAGFLRDRMLVNLDEDDFDAVVRVHLKGHFLPLRHAAAHWRTEAKAGRRPDARIVNTGSGAGLLGSVGQGNYSAAKAGIVALTLVASAELHRYGVQTNAIAPAARTRMTERTFADTMTAPESGFDTMAPENVSPLVVWLGSAASAGVTGRVFEAEGGRITVMEGWRPGPSADKGGRWSPAEAGERVRKLLAEAGEPGAVYGA comes from the coding sequence ATGAGCGCACTCTGCGACGGACGGGTCGTCGTCGTCACCGGCGCCGGACGGGGGCTCGGCCGCGCGCACGCCCTCGCGTTCGCCGCCGAGGGCGCCCGGCTCGTCGTCAACGACCTCGGCGTCGGCCTCGACGGCACCCCCGGAACCGACGGCACCCCCGGCCCCGACAGCCCGGCCGCCCTGGTCGCCGAGGAGATCCGCGCGGCAGGCGGCGAGGCCGTGCCGCACGGCGGCGACATCGCCACGACCGAGGGCGCCGCCTCCCTGATCCGAACCGCCCTTCAGACGTACGGCCGGCTCGACACACTCGTCAACAACGCGGGCTTCCTGCGCGACCGGATGCTGGTCAACCTCGACGAGGACGACTTCGACGCCGTCGTACGCGTCCACCTCAAGGGCCACTTCCTGCCCCTGCGGCACGCCGCCGCACACTGGCGGACCGAGGCCAAGGCGGGCCGCCGCCCCGACGCCCGGATCGTCAACACCGGCAGCGGCGCCGGTCTGCTGGGCTCCGTCGGACAGGGCAACTACAGCGCCGCGAAGGCCGGCATCGTCGCCCTGACGCTGGTCGCGTCGGCCGAACTGCACCGCTACGGCGTCCAGACCAACGCCATCGCCCCCGCCGCCCGCACCCGCATGACGGAACGCACCTTCGCCGACACCATGACGGCACCCGAGTCGGGCTTCGACACGATGGCCCCGGAGAACGTCTCACCCCTGGTCGTCTGGCTGGGCTCGGCGGCGAGCGCCGGGGTGACGGGCCGGGTCTTCGAGGCGGAGGGCGGCCGGATCACGGTGATGGAGGGGTGGCGGCCGGGGCCGAGTGCGGACAAGGGCGGGCGGTGGAGCCCGGCGGAGGCGGGGGAGAGGGTGCGGAAGCTGCTGGCGGAGGCGGGAGAGCCCGGGGCCGTCTACGGGGCGTAG
- a CDS encoding CoA transferase subunit A: MSDKTMTADEVVSRLHSGMTLGIGGWGSRRKPMALVRALLRSEVSDLTVVSYGGPDVGMLAAAGRIRKLVTAFVTLDSIPLEPHYRAARERGAFELTEIDEAMFMWGLRAAANRLPFLPVRAGLGSDVMRVNPGLRTVTSPYEDGETFVAMPALRLDAALVHVNRADRSGNGQYLGPDPYFDDLFCEAADTAYVSCERIVDTAELTKAGPPQTLLIKRHTVTGVVEAPHGAHFTSCAPDYGRDEAVQKTYATTAWPEFAARFLAAEEGA, from the coding sequence GTGAGCGACAAGACGATGACCGCCGACGAGGTCGTCTCCCGTCTGCACAGCGGCATGACCCTCGGCATCGGCGGCTGGGGCTCGCGCCGCAAGCCGATGGCCCTGGTCAGAGCGCTGCTGCGGTCGGAGGTCAGCGATCTCACCGTCGTCTCGTACGGCGGCCCGGACGTGGGCATGCTGGCCGCCGCAGGGCGGATCCGGAAGCTGGTCACGGCCTTCGTCACCCTCGATTCGATCCCTCTGGAGCCGCACTACCGCGCGGCCCGCGAGCGGGGCGCCTTCGAACTGACGGAGATCGACGAGGCGATGTTCATGTGGGGGCTGCGCGCGGCGGCGAACCGGCTGCCGTTCCTGCCGGTGCGGGCCGGGCTCGGTTCGGACGTGATGCGGGTCAACCCGGGCCTGCGGACGGTCACCTCGCCGTACGAGGACGGGGAGACGTTCGTCGCGATGCCCGCCCTGCGGCTGGACGCGGCCCTGGTCCACGTCAACCGCGCGGACCGGTCGGGCAACGGCCAGTACCTGGGCCCCGACCCCTACTTCGACGACCTGTTCTGCGAGGCGGCGGACACGGCCTACGTCAGCTGCGAACGGATCGTCGACACGGCCGAGCTGACGAAGGCGGGCCCGCCTCAGACCCTGCTGATCAAGCGTCACACGGTCACCGGGGTCGTCGAGGCCCCGCACGGCGCGCATTTCACCTCCTGCGCGCCCGACTACGGCCGGGACGAGGCCGTCCAGAAGACCTACGCCACCACTGCCTGGCCGGAGTTCGCGGCCCGGTTCCTCGCCGCGGAGGAGGGGGCATGA
- a CDS encoding pyridoxal phosphate-dependent decarboxylase family protein, with product MSTPHLASGPEGPRALRPLLDTVLEALDTGARARGGPLPPGGPEAVAARVRETAGEILPDQGDPHALRTLVHLFAEGAADPAHPLCAAHLHCPPLAVATAADLAASALNPSLDSWDQAPAASELETLVTGALAREIYGCQEGSDTPDSLVTTGGTESNQLALLLAREAYGGHVRLVCGANAHHSLTRAAWLLGLPAPVVVPAPAGTLDPAALDKTLTRLPGPLLVAATAGTTDAGLIDPLPEIAGHCAAHGARLHIDAAYGGGLLFSTRHRTALTGLDAADTVTLDLHKLGWQPIAAGLLAVKNPRDLTALRQRADYLNAADDTEAGLPDLLGRSLRTTRRPDVLKLAVTLKTLGRSGLGTLVDQVCARAREFAALVRDHPGFELQAPPVISTVLFRPADATDTTVAAVRRALLTDGRAVLGRTRLDGRLWLKATLLNPATGPDDLAALLHLVAARRATLVEGHTPR from the coding sequence ATGAGCACGCCGCACCTCGCCTCAGGTCCCGAAGGCCCACGCGCCCTGCGGCCGTTGCTCGACACCGTGCTCGAAGCGCTGGACACCGGCGCCCGGGCGCGCGGCGGGCCCCTCCCACCGGGCGGACCGGAGGCGGTCGCGGCCCGCGTGCGCGAGACGGCGGGAGAGATCCTCCCCGACCAGGGCGACCCACACGCCCTGCGCACCCTGGTCCACCTCTTCGCCGAAGGCGCCGCCGACCCCGCACACCCCCTGTGCGCCGCCCACCTCCACTGCCCACCCCTGGCCGTCGCCACCGCCGCCGACCTCGCCGCCTCCGCCCTCAACCCCTCCCTCGACTCCTGGGACCAGGCCCCGGCGGCATCGGAACTGGAGACACTGGTGACGGGGGCCCTGGCCAGGGAGATCTACGGCTGCCAAGAAGGGTCCGACACCCCCGACTCCCTCGTCACCACCGGCGGCACCGAGTCCAACCAACTCGCCCTCCTCCTCGCCCGGGAGGCGTACGGCGGGCACGTACGGCTGGTGTGCGGGGCCAACGCCCACCACTCGCTCACCCGGGCCGCCTGGCTGCTCGGACTGCCCGCACCCGTCGTCGTGCCCGCCCCCGCCGGGACCCTCGACCCCGCCGCGCTCGACAAGACCCTCACCCGCCTGCCCGGCCCGCTGCTCGTCGCCGCCACCGCCGGCACCACCGACGCCGGCCTCATCGACCCGCTGCCCGAGATCGCCGGCCACTGCGCGGCCCACGGCGCCCGGCTGCACATCGACGCCGCCTACGGCGGAGGCCTCCTGTTCAGCACCCGGCACCGCACCGCGCTCACCGGACTCGACGCCGCCGACACCGTCACCCTCGACCTGCACAAACTCGGCTGGCAGCCCATCGCCGCAGGCCTCCTCGCCGTCAAGAACCCCCGCGACCTCACCGCCCTGCGACAGCGCGCCGACTACCTCAACGCCGCCGACGACACCGAGGCCGGCCTCCCGGACCTGCTCGGCCGCTCCCTGCGCACCACCCGCCGCCCCGACGTCCTCAAGCTCGCCGTCACCCTCAAAACCCTCGGCCGAAGCGGCCTCGGCACCCTCGTCGACCAGGTCTGCGCCCGGGCCCGCGAGTTCGCCGCCCTCGTCCGGGACCACCCCGGCTTCGAACTCCAGGCCCCGCCCGTCATCAGCACGGTGCTGTTCCGCCCCGCGGACGCCACGGACACCACGGTGGCCGCCGTACGCCGCGCGCTCCTCACCGACGGCCGTGCCGTCCTCGGCCGGACCCGTCTCGACGGCCGGCTCTGGCTCAAGGCCACCCTCCTCAACCCCGCCACCGGGCCCGACGACCTGGCCGCCCTGCTGCACCTCGTGGCAGCGCGCCGAGCCACCCTCGTGGAAGGACACACCCCCCGATGA
- a CDS encoding chorismate mutase, whose product MTTSNTGTGDVDAAVREELARLRASIDNIDAAVVHMLAERFKCTQQVGHLKARHQLPPADPAREARQIDRLRTLAENAKLDPAFAEKFLNFIVAEVIRHHERIADETLNGSASGGN is encoded by the coding sequence ATGACCACCAGCAACACCGGTACCGGTGATGTCGACGCCGCCGTCCGCGAGGAGCTCGCCCGGCTGCGCGCCAGCATCGACAACATCGACGCGGCCGTCGTCCACATGCTCGCCGAGCGCTTCAAGTGCACCCAGCAGGTCGGACACCTCAAGGCCAGGCACCAGCTCCCGCCCGCCGACCCGGCCCGTGAGGCCCGTCAGATCGACCGGCTGCGCACGCTCGCCGAGAACGCCAAACTGGACCCGGCCTTCGCTGAGAAGTTCCTGAATTTCATCGTCGCCGAGGTCATCCGCCACCACGAGCGCATCGCCGACGAGACACTCAACGGCTCCGCCTCCGGCGGCAACTGA
- the pepN gene encoding aminopeptidase N, which produces MSVLTRDEAQTRAELLDVHRYTIELDLTTGDETFDSRTLIRFSARADGDTFVEVRPDELRSVTLDGHPLDPEALDDNRLPLKDLTAGEHELRVHAAMRYSRTGEGMHRFTDPTDGETYVYTQLFLDDVQRVFAAFDQPDLKSVFELSVRAPEGWTVLANGITEQTDGVWKAAPTPLISTYLVAVAAGPWHSVRTEHGGLPFGLHCRRSLAPYLDADADELFDVTRACYDRYHEKFDEPYPFDSYDQAFVPEFNAGAMENPGLVTFRDEFVYRSAVTDTERQTRAMVIAHEMAHMWFGDLVTLKWWDDIWLNESFAEYMGYQTLTEATRFTDTWTDFAVARKSWGYDADQRPSTHPVAPEAVDDTASALLNFDGISYAKGASALRQLVAWLGEKDFLAGINTHFARHKFANATLADFIDSLAGATERDVHAWADAWLRTTGVDTLTPQVVPGENGTCALTVDHAGSRPHHIAVGLYDRDLGDDGGHLALRERLQLDLPRDDAHPLGKRPALLLLNDGDLTYAKVRFDPESFETIRKELSGLPEPLTRAVVWNALRDAVRDGELAPAAYLETARAHLPLETDLAVVQGVLAFASTYITDHYLTPEERPAALATLSDLCRDLIRRTEDGDNPGLRLIAVRHRIDVAAHPDTIAAWLADGTVPGGPELDPELRWRVLARLAVLGATDEAAIAAELERDPSATGREGAAHCRAALPDPEAKARAWQAMFGSDELSNYLFTATAAGFWQPEQADLVREYVPRYYADAVAVAERRGPAIATAVGRSAFPAHAVDAENLRLGEDSLRDAEPIPALHRKLVDQLDDLARALRVRQGPRP; this is translated from the coding sequence ATGTCCGTACTGACGCGCGACGAAGCGCAGACCCGAGCAGAGCTCCTCGACGTGCACCGCTACACGATCGAACTCGACCTGACCACCGGCGACGAGACCTTCGACTCCCGCACCCTGATCAGGTTCAGCGCCCGCGCCGACGGAGACACCTTCGTCGAGGTCAGGCCGGACGAGCTGCGCTCCGTCACCCTCGACGGACACCCCCTGGACCCCGAAGCCCTGGACGACAACCGGCTGCCCCTGAAGGACCTCACCGCCGGCGAGCACGAACTGCGCGTGCACGCGGCCATGCGCTACTCCCGCACCGGCGAGGGCATGCACCGCTTCACCGACCCCACCGACGGCGAGACATACGTCTACACCCAGCTCTTCCTCGACGACGTCCAGCGCGTCTTCGCCGCCTTCGACCAGCCCGACCTCAAGTCCGTCTTCGAGCTGTCCGTCCGGGCCCCCGAGGGCTGGACCGTCCTCGCCAACGGCATCACCGAACAGACCGACGGCGTATGGAAGGCGGCACCCACACCGCTGATCTCCACCTACCTCGTCGCCGTCGCCGCCGGCCCCTGGCACTCCGTACGCACCGAGCACGGCGGCCTGCCCTTCGGCCTGCACTGCCGCCGCTCCCTCGCCCCCTACCTGGACGCCGACGCCGACGAACTCTTCGACGTCACGCGCGCGTGCTACGACCGCTACCACGAGAAGTTCGACGAGCCCTACCCCTTCGACTCCTACGACCAGGCCTTCGTCCCCGAGTTCAACGCGGGCGCCATGGAGAACCCCGGCCTCGTCACCTTCCGCGACGAGTTCGTCTACCGCTCCGCCGTCACCGACACCGAGCGGCAGACCCGCGCCATGGTCATCGCCCACGAGATGGCCCACATGTGGTTCGGCGACCTCGTCACCCTCAAGTGGTGGGACGACATCTGGCTGAACGAGTCCTTCGCCGAGTACATGGGCTACCAGACCCTCACCGAGGCGACTCGCTTCACGGACACCTGGACCGACTTCGCCGTCGCCCGCAAGTCCTGGGGCTACGACGCCGACCAGCGCCCCTCCACCCACCCCGTCGCCCCCGAGGCCGTCGACGACACCGCCTCCGCGCTGCTCAACTTCGACGGCATCTCCTACGCCAAGGGCGCCAGCGCCCTGCGCCAGCTCGTCGCCTGGCTCGGCGAGAAGGACTTCCTCGCCGGCATCAACACCCACTTCGCCCGGCACAAGTTCGCCAACGCCACCCTCGCCGACTTCATCGACTCCCTCGCCGGCGCCACCGAACGCGACGTCCACGCCTGGGCCGACGCCTGGCTGCGCACCACCGGCGTCGACACCCTCACCCCCCAGGTCGTCCCCGGCGAGAACGGCACCTGCGCCCTCACCGTCGACCACGCCGGCAGCCGCCCCCACCACATCGCCGTCGGCCTGTACGACCGGGACCTCGGCGACGACGGCGGGCACCTCGCCCTGCGCGAACGCCTCCAGCTGGACCTGCCGCGCGACGACGCCCACCCCCTCGGCAAGCGCCCGGCCCTGCTCCTCCTCAACGACGGCGACCTCACCTACGCCAAGGTCCGCTTCGACCCCGAGTCCTTCGAGACCATCCGCAAGGAACTGTCCGGCCTGCCCGAACCGCTCACCCGCGCGGTCGTCTGGAACGCCCTGCGCGACGCCGTCCGCGACGGCGAACTGGCCCCCGCCGCCTACCTGGAGACCGCCCGGGCCCATCTCCCCCTCGAGACGGACCTCGCCGTCGTCCAGGGAGTGCTCGCCTTCGCGTCCACCTACATCACCGACCACTACCTCACCCCCGAGGAGCGCCCCGCCGCGCTCGCCACCCTCTCCGACCTGTGCCGCGACCTCATCCGCCGCACCGAGGACGGCGACAACCCCGGCCTGCGCCTGATCGCCGTACGCCACCGCATCGACGTCGCGGCCCACCCCGACACCATCGCCGCCTGGCTCGCCGACGGCACCGTCCCCGGCGGCCCGGAGCTCGACCCCGAGCTGCGCTGGCGCGTCCTCGCCCGGCTCGCCGTCCTCGGCGCCACCGACGAGGCCGCCATCGCCGCCGAGCTGGAACGCGACCCCAGCGCCACCGGCCGGGAGGGCGCCGCCCACTGCCGGGCCGCGCTGCCCGACCCGGAGGCCAAGGCCCGCGCCTGGCAGGCGATGTTCGGCTCCGACGAGCTGTCCAACTACCTCTTCACCGCCACCGCCGCGGGCTTCTGGCAGCCCGAACAGGCCGACCTGGTCCGCGAGTACGTGCCGCGCTACTACGCCGACGCGGTGGCCGTCGCCGAGCGCCGCGGCCCCGCCATCGCCACGGCCGTCGGCCGCTCGGCCTTCCCCGCCCACGCCGTCGACGCGGAGAACCTGCGCCTGGGCGAGGATTCCCTGCGCGACGCCGAACCGATCCCGGCACTGCACCGCAAGCTCGTCGACCAACTGGACGATCTGGCACGGGCGTTGAGGGTGCGGCAGGGACCGCGGCCGTAG
- a CDS encoding GNAT family N-acetyltransferase — protein sequence MTSEQRTVAAELRVGGQDDDLEERLDEELTAFNTAAADGAVTEPLSVRVSDDSGELIGGLTAWTWGSLCSVDMLWVREDQRHAGWGGRLMRAAEAEAAQRGCTDMIVSTYSFQAPGFYPRLGYRERARIQGVPGGHEDVYFHKRLDVAEA from the coding sequence GTGACCAGCGAACAGCGCACCGTCGCCGCCGAGCTCCGGGTGGGCGGCCAGGACGACGACCTCGAAGAGCGGCTCGACGAGGAGCTGACGGCCTTCAACACCGCTGCCGCCGACGGCGCCGTCACCGAGCCCCTCTCCGTCCGCGTCAGCGACGACAGCGGCGAGCTGATCGGCGGACTCACCGCCTGGACGTGGGGCAGCCTGTGCTCCGTGGACATGCTCTGGGTGCGGGAGGACCAGCGGCACGCCGGCTGGGGCGGCCGGCTGATGCGCGCGGCGGAGGCCGAGGCGGCCCAGCGCGGCTGCACCGACATGATCGTCTCCACGTACAGCTTCCAGGCCCCCGGCTTCTACCCCCGCCTCGGCTACCGGGAACGGGCCCGCATCCAGGGCGTGCCCGGCGGGCACGAGGACGTCTACTTCCACAAGCGTCTCGACGTCGCCGAGGCGTGA
- a CDS encoding response regulator — MPSDTRILIVDDHEDTLYALESALAPLGYLLGRATSGDEALKQVLRGQVGLLLLDVRMPGVSGLEVVRYMRRVEQTQHIPVILLTGFGADHELTTAAFRLGVADLVMKPVDPWALRTKVRYLYDAQQRHLALEREVRRLRALVREHTEAAVHPARPALPHPDARVPTQRPMGAHAGELEKDRT; from the coding sequence ATGCCGTCGGATACCAGGATCCTCATCGTCGACGACCACGAGGACACGCTCTACGCACTGGAAAGCGCCCTGGCCCCGCTGGGCTATCTGCTCGGCCGGGCCACCAGCGGCGACGAGGCGCTCAAGCAGGTGCTCCGCGGCCAGGTCGGCCTGCTCCTCCTCGACGTGCGCATGCCCGGCGTCAGCGGCCTGGAAGTGGTGCGCTACATGCGGCGCGTCGAACAGACCCAGCACATCCCCGTGATCCTGCTGACCGGCTTCGGCGCCGACCACGAACTGACCACCGCCGCCTTCCGCCTGGGCGTCGCCGACCTCGTCATGAAACCCGTGGACCCCTGGGCCCTGCGCACCAAGGTCCGCTACCTCTACGACGCCCAGCAGCGCCACCTCGCCCTGGAGCGGGAAGTGCGCCGGCTGCGCGCCCTCGTACGGGAGCACACCGAGGCCGCCGTACACCCCGCGCGCCCCGCCCTGCCGCATCCCGACGCGCGCGTACCGACCCAGCGACCCATGGGGGCGCACGCCGGGGAGCTCGAAAAAGACCGCACCTAG